A section of the Telopea speciosissima isolate NSW1024214 ecotype Mountain lineage chromosome 3, Tspe_v1, whole genome shotgun sequence genome encodes:
- the LOC122654530 gene encoding translocase of chloroplast 34-like produces the protein MASHLIREWTGIQQFPPATQTKLLELLGKLKQENVSTLTILVMGKGGVGKSSTVNSIIGERVVAVSAFQSEGPRPVMVSRSRAGFTLNIIDTPGLVEGGYVNDHALEIIKWFLLNKTIDVLLYVDRLDAYRVDNLDRQVIKAITDSFGKGIWSRGLIVLTHAQLSPPDAINYDDFFSRRSEALLKVVRLGARLKKQEVQGSAIPVVLVENSGRCNTNDIGEKVLPNGTAWVPNLVKTITDIVSNGSKAILVDKKLIEGPNPNDKGKLWIPLILAFQYFFVVKPIQRAIRQDMAKESRPLWELRDMGMSNRQF, from the exons ATGGCATCCCACTTAATCCGTGAATGGACTGGTATTCAGCAGTTCCCTCCTGCCACGCAGACAAAATTGCTTGAACTGTTGGGAAAATTGAAGCAAGAG AATGTGAGCACCTTGACAATCCTTGTAATGGGGAAAGGTGGTGTTGGGAAGTCTTCAACAGTGAACTCCATCATAGGAGAACGGGTTGTTGCAGTAAGTGCATTCCAG TCAGAGGGACCAAGACCAGTAATGGTTTCACGTTCTAGGGCAGGGTTTACATTGAACATCATTGACACTCCGGGCCTTGTAGAAGGGGGATATGTCAATGACCATGCTCTTGAGATCATAAAGTG GTTCCTTTTGAACAAGACAATTGATGTTCTGCTCTATGTGGATCGGCTGGATGCTTATAGAGTGGACAATTTGGATAGGCAGGTTATTAAAGCTATCACTGATAGTTTTGGTAAAGGGATATGGAGTAGAGGTTTGATTGTCCTCACACATGCTCAGCTTTCACCACCGGATGCAATAAATTATGATGACTTCTTCTCTAGAAGATCAGAAGCTCTTCTAAAAGTTGTTCGTTTGGGTGCTCGCTTAAAAAAACAGGAGGTCCAG GGGTCTGCCATTCCAGTTGTTTTGGTTGAGAACAGTGGGAGGTGCAATACAAATGACATCGGTGAAAAG GTTCTTCCAAATGGCACTGCTTGGGTTCCAAACTTGGTAAAAACTATCACAGATATCGTTTCAAATGGGAGCAAAGCAATTTTGGTTGACAAGAAGTTAATTGAAGGGCCCAATCCAAACGATAAGGGAAAGCTGTGGATTCCATTGATATTGGCTTTCCAG TATTTCTTTGTTGTTAAACCAATTCAACGGGCAATCAGGCAGGATATGGCAAAGGAGAGTAGGCCTTTGTGGGAGCTGCGGGATATGGGCATGTCTAACCGCCAGTTCTGA